A single genomic interval of Saccharospirillum mangrovi harbors:
- the gcvH gene encoding glycine cleavage system protein GcvH — protein sequence MSNTPADLKYHSSHEWVRDEGNDLVTIGITDFAQNQLGDVVFVELPDIGTAVVAGESAAVVESVKAASDVNSPVSGTVVAVNESLESAPEQVNEDPYEDGWFFQVKLNDSGELKDLMDAESYQDQCAED from the coding sequence ATGAGCAACACCCCTGCCGACCTGAAATACCATTCGTCCCACGAATGGGTGCGCGATGAAGGCAACGATTTGGTCACCATTGGCATTACCGATTTCGCCCAGAACCAATTGGGTGACGTCGTGTTCGTCGAACTGCCGGACATCGGCACGGCGGTCGTCGCCGGTGAATCCGCAGCAGTGGTCGAATCGGTTAAAGCGGCGTCCGACGTAAACTCGCCGGTTTCTGGCACCGTGGTCGCAGTCAACGAAAGCCTGGAATCCGCGCCGGAACAGGTCAACGAAGACCCTTACGAAGATGGCTGGTTTTTCCAGGTCAAACTCAACGACTCTGGCGAGCTGAAAGACCTGATGGACGCCGAGTCGTATCAGGACCAGTGCGCCGAGGATTGA
- the gcvP gene encoding aminomethyl-transferring glycine dehydrogenase, which translates to MTDPLSLEHLEAQDEFIQRHLGPTPADQADMLASLGVGSLDELTDQILPPGLRLDGELSIERATAESDALNYLHAIARQNKVFKSYIGLGYHDTRVPAVIQRNVLENPGWYTAYTPYQPEIAQGRLEALLNFQQAVTDLTAMELANASLLDEATAAAEAMAMAKRCVKNNASNVFFVDDNVLPQTLDVVRTRAAYMGFEVVTGPMENAADQPVFAALLQYPGANGEIRDPKPIIEQLHQCNALAVVATDLMALLMLTPPGEMGADVVLGNSQRFGVPLGFGGPHAAFFATREEFKRSIPGRLIGVSKDARGRTALRMALQTREQHIRREKANSNICTAQVLLANMAGFYAVYHGPAGLGRIAQRIHRLTGILAEGLEAKGIHLVNSHFFDTLTIDPQGNRELILERAAERQINLRIDTDGNLGISLNECTSREDVEELFDVLMGDHDFSVAEIDRQITEQGTTFMPENLERSSGYLSHAIFNSHHSETAMLRYLKRLENRDLSLAHAMIPLGSCTMKLNASAEMQPVSWPEFSRMHPFAPRSQTKGYRTLLEELDTMLRAITGFDAISMQPNSGAQGEYAGLLAIRRFQAAQGDAQRDVCLIPQSAHGTNPASAQMMGLKVVVVKTDADGNVDLDDLQARIDAAGERLSCLMITYPSTHGVYEEGIRDICARIHTAGGQVYMDGANLNAQVGVTRPADIGADVAHLNLHKTFAIPHGGGGPGMGPIGVRAHLADYLPGHPMATESGLNGDHAVSAAPFGSASILPISWMYIRMLGAQGLRAATQVALLNANYLAERLKPHYPILYSGRHGRVAHECILDLRPLKAETGVTEVDIAKRLMDYGFHAPTMSFPVPGTFMVEPTESENRAELDRFVDAMIAIRGEIRRVGAGEWPADNNPLVRAPHTQADLIEDWQRPYPRELAFYPLPWIADAKFWPAVNRVDDVWGDRNLFCSCPSPDAYQDDTN; encoded by the coding sequence ATGACCGATCCCCTCTCGCTAGAGCACCTCGAAGCCCAGGACGAATTCATTCAACGCCATCTGGGGCCGACCCCGGCCGATCAGGCCGACATGCTGGCCAGCCTCGGCGTTGGCAGTCTGGACGAACTGACCGACCAGATTTTGCCGCCCGGCCTGCGTCTGGATGGCGAACTGAGCATTGAACGCGCCACCGCCGAAAGCGATGCGCTGAATTATCTGCACGCCATCGCGCGCCAGAACAAGGTGTTTAAGTCGTACATCGGGCTGGGCTATCACGACACCCGCGTGCCTGCGGTCATTCAGCGCAATGTGTTGGAAAATCCGGGTTGGTACACCGCCTATACGCCGTATCAACCGGAAATCGCCCAAGGTCGCCTGGAAGCGCTGCTGAATTTCCAGCAGGCCGTCACCGACCTGACCGCCATGGAACTGGCCAACGCCTCTTTACTCGACGAAGCCACCGCTGCGGCCGAAGCCATGGCGATGGCCAAGCGCTGCGTGAAGAACAATGCGTCGAACGTCTTTTTCGTTGATGACAACGTCTTGCCTCAAACCCTCGACGTAGTACGCACCCGCGCCGCTTACATGGGGTTTGAAGTCGTCACCGGGCCGATGGAAAACGCTGCCGACCAACCGGTGTTTGCCGCCCTGCTGCAATACCCCGGCGCCAACGGTGAAATTCGCGACCCGAAACCGATCATCGAGCAACTGCATCAATGCAATGCACTCGCCGTCGTCGCAACTGACTTGATGGCGCTGCTGATGCTGACACCGCCGGGCGAAATGGGTGCCGATGTTGTGCTCGGCAACAGTCAGCGTTTTGGCGTGCCGCTTGGTTTTGGCGGTCCGCACGCGGCGTTTTTTGCCACCCGGGAAGAATTTAAACGCTCCATTCCCGGCCGACTGATCGGTGTTTCCAAAGACGCCCGTGGCCGCACCGCCTTGCGCATGGCATTGCAAACCCGCGAGCAACACATCCGCCGCGAAAAGGCCAACTCCAATATCTGCACCGCCCAGGTTTTGCTGGCGAACATGGCGGGTTTTTACGCCGTCTACCATGGCCCGGCTGGCCTCGGTCGCATCGCCCAACGCATTCACCGTTTGACTGGCATTCTCGCCGAAGGCCTGGAAGCCAAAGGCATTCATCTGGTCAACAGCCACTTCTTCGACACCCTGACCATCGACCCGCAGGGCAATCGCGAACTGATTCTGGAACGCGCCGCCGAACGTCAGATCAATCTTCGCATCGATACCGACGGCAATCTGGGCATCAGCCTGAACGAATGCACCAGCCGCGAAGACGTCGAAGAACTGTTCGATGTACTGATGGGCGATCACGATTTTTCGGTCGCCGAAATCGACCGCCAGATTACCGAGCAAGGCACCACTTTTATGCCGGAAAATCTGGAACGCAGCTCTGGCTATTTAAGCCACGCCATCTTCAACAGCCACCACAGCGAAACGGCCATGCTGCGCTACCTGAAGCGGTTGGAAAACCGCGATCTATCGTTGGCGCATGCAATGATTCCGCTCGGTTCCTGCACCATGAAACTGAACGCCAGTGCTGAAATGCAGCCGGTGTCATGGCCGGAATTCAGTCGCATGCATCCGTTTGCGCCGCGCAGTCAAACCAAGGGTTACCGCACGCTGTTGGAAGAACTCGACACCATGCTGCGCGCCATTACCGGTTTCGACGCCATCAGCATGCAGCCCAATTCCGGCGCCCAGGGTGAATACGCCGGCCTGTTGGCGATTCGTCGTTTCCAGGCTGCGCAGGGCGACGCGCAACGCGATGTCTGCCTGATTCCGCAATCGGCACACGGCACCAATCCGGCCTCGGCGCAGATGATGGGTTTGAAAGTTGTCGTTGTGAAAACCGACGCCGACGGCAATGTCGACCTGGACGATTTACAGGCACGCATCGACGCCGCCGGTGAACGTCTAAGTTGTTTGATGATCACCTACCCCTCCACACACGGTGTTTACGAAGAAGGTATTCGCGACATCTGTGCGCGCATTCATACCGCTGGCGGCCAGGTTTATATGGACGGCGCTAATTTGAATGCCCAGGTTGGCGTCACCCGCCCAGCCGACATTGGCGCCGATGTAGCGCATTTGAATTTGCACAAAACCTTTGCCATTCCGCACGGCGGTGGCGGCCCGGGCATGGGGCCGATTGGTGTACGCGCTCATCTGGCGGATTATTTGCCCGGCCATCCGATGGCAACCGAGTCCGGCCTTAACGGCGACCATGCAGTTTCCGCCGCGCCCTTTGGCAGCGCCTCCATTCTGCCGATTTCCTGGATGTACATCCGGATGCTCGGCGCTCAGGGTCTGCGCGCAGCAACACAAGTTGCACTGCTGAACGCCAACTACCTGGCAGAACGCTTGAAGCCGCACTACCCGATTCTGTACAGCGGCCGTCATGGCCGGGTGGCGCACGAGTGCATTCTCGACTTGCGTCCGCTGAAAGCCGAAACCGGCGTTACGGAAGTCGATATCGCCAAGCGTTTGATGGACTACGGCTTCCACGCGCCGACGATGAGTTTCCCGGTACCAGGCACCTTTATGGTGGAACCGACCGAGAGCGAAAACCGCGCTGAACTCGACCGTTTTGTCGACGCTATGATCGCCATTCGCGGTGAAATCCGTCGCGTCGGCGCTGGTGAATGGCCGGCCGACAACAACCCGCTGGTGCGCGCACCGCACACCCAGGCGGATTTGATTGAAGACTGGCAACGGCCGTACCCGCGCGAGCTGGCATTTTATCCGCTGCCGTGGATCGCCGATGCCAAATTCTGGCCGGCAGTGAATCGGGTTGACGATGTGTGGGGCGATCGCAATTTGTTTTGCAGTTGTCCCAGCCCCGATGCCTATCAGGACGATACGAACTAG
- a CDS encoding glycine cleavage system protein R — protein MELILSVMAADRPGIAERIADVVAEHGGNWQESRLASMAGRFAGIVRVSLEQERYGELQAALQALRDEGLSVQIEVGDADAEAVESHWIEVIGNDRAGIVREVTRALAAEQVNVIDLSTEVEPASMSGGLLFRATLELGLTPGQSMDAVIQALEALSPDLMVDRLDD, from the coding sequence ATGGAACTGATCTTGAGCGTGATGGCCGCCGACCGGCCGGGCATCGCCGAACGTATCGCCGACGTTGTTGCCGAGCACGGCGGCAATTGGCAGGAAAGCCGGCTGGCAAGCATGGCCGGTCGTTTCGCTGGTATTGTCCGGGTCAGCCTGGAACAGGAACGCTACGGCGAGTTGCAGGCGGCATTACAGGCGCTGCGTGACGAAGGCCTGAGCGTGCAGATTGAAGTCGGCGACGCCGATGCGGAAGCCGTTGAATCGCACTGGATTGAAGTCATCGGCAACGACCGCGCCGGTATCGTTCGGGAAGTGACTCGGGCTTTGGCGGCCGAACAGGTTAACGTCATCGATTTGTCGACCGAAGTGGAACCTGCGTCAATGAGTGGCGGCCTGTTGTTCCGCGCAACCTTGGAGTTGGGCCTCACGCCCGGTCAATCAATGGACGCTGTCATTCAAGCATTAGAAGCGCTGTCACCGGACTTAATGGTCGATCGGCTCGACGATTAA
- a CDS encoding ABC transporter permease, with protein MAVPSYATGPERVWYYVFRVICALIFLFLVGPLLVIIPLSFNAEPYFTFTEAMLTFQPDGYSLRWYEDFFTSSAWLGAIRNSILIAIASTLLATVLGTIAALGLSSRYMPFRNTIMALMISPLVVPLIISGAAMFFFFSRIGLSQTYLGVILAHTALGIPFVVITVTATLSSFDHSLTRAAASLGANPTRTFFKVILPLVTPGVVSGALFAFITSFDEVVVVLFVSGPEQRTIPIQMWSGIREEISPTILAVATMMVLLSILLLTTLELLRRRSERMRGLSPG; from the coding sequence ATGGCCGTGCCTTCTTACGCAACCGGCCCGGAACGGGTCTGGTATTACGTCTTCCGGGTGATTTGCGCGCTGATCTTTTTATTTTTGGTTGGGCCGCTGCTGGTCATCATCCCGCTCAGTTTTAACGCCGAGCCGTACTTCACGTTCACTGAAGCGATGCTGACGTTTCAGCCGGACGGCTATTCGTTGCGCTGGTACGAAGACTTCTTCACTTCCAGTGCCTGGCTGGGGGCAATCCGCAATTCCATTTTAATTGCGATTGCTTCGACCTTATTGGCGACGGTGTTGGGCACCATCGCCGCGTTGGGCTTGTCGAGCCGTTACATGCCGTTCCGCAACACCATCATGGCGTTGATGATTTCGCCCTTAGTTGTGCCGTTAATTATTTCCGGTGCGGCGATGTTTTTCTTCTTCTCGCGTATCGGTTTAAGCCAAACCTATTTGGGTGTGATTCTGGCGCACACCGCGCTGGGCATTCCGTTTGTTGTGATTACCGTGACTGCAACGCTGAGCAGTTTTGATCACAGCCTGACGCGTGCGGCAGCGAGTTTGGGTGCCAATCCGACGCGCACTTTTTTTAAAGTGATACTGCCGTTGGTGACGCCGGGCGTTGTGTCTGGCGCACTGTTCGCCTTCATTACATCCTTTGATGAAGTGGTGGTGGTGTTGTTTGTGAGTGGACCGGAACAACGTACGATTCCGATTCAAATGTGGTCGGGCATTCGTGAAGAAATTAGCCCAACGATTTTGGCGGTGGCGACCATGATGGTGCTGTTGTCGATTCTGTTGTTGACGACGCTCGAATTGCTGCGCCGTCGTTCCGAACGGATGCGAGGTTTGTCGCCGGGTTGA
- a CDS encoding ABC transporter permease: MSRTGKGLTTANGVPLKVSLMRTNRRNQIRAFLLVAPLLLFLVIAFVMPILDMLKRSVDNPEVHTQLSRTVAQLQDWDGDSVPDEAVFEALVQDLKEGAAARNLGLVASRLNYEISGMRSLITKTARRTGRIESGPYKEAVLDIDEDWADIDIWRLIKRESNPYTLSYYLAAVDLKFDSNGDIVEQPEYLQIYQQLFVRTFWMSMAITGLCLLLGYPIAFLLANTPLRYSNLLMILVLLPFWTSLLVRTTTWIAILQQQGILNDIFVGLGLLDEDSRLSMIYNKTGTLVAMTHILLPFMILPLYSVMKTIPPYYMRAARSLGARPFLAFRRVYFPLTIPGIGAGSILVFILAIGYYITPALVGGQDGIFITNFIAYHMQTSLNWGLAAAIASILLFVVIAFYLIYNRLIGVDNVKLG; this comes from the coding sequence GTGAGCCGAACTGGAAAAGGCCTGACGACGGCCAATGGCGTACCTTTGAAAGTCAGCCTGATGCGGACCAACCGACGCAATCAAATACGCGCGTTTTTACTGGTGGCACCCTTGCTGCTGTTTCTGGTCATCGCCTTTGTGATGCCGATCCTGGATATGCTCAAACGCAGTGTCGATAACCCCGAAGTCCATACACAGCTGTCGCGCACTGTTGCTCAATTACAAGATTGGGACGGTGACTCGGTACCGGATGAAGCGGTTTTCGAAGCACTGGTGCAAGATTTGAAAGAAGGCGCGGCGGCTCGCAATCTGGGTCTGGTCGCCAGCCGATTGAATTATGAAATTTCCGGTATGCGGTCGTTGATCACCAAGACCGCCCGTCGTACCGGACGCATCGAAAGCGGCCCATACAAAGAGGCCGTCCTGGACATCGATGAAGATTGGGCCGATATAGACATCTGGCGCCTGATTAAACGCGAGTCCAATCCGTACACCCTGTCTTATTATCTCGCGGCTGTGGATTTAAAATTCGACAGCAACGGCGACATTGTCGAACAGCCGGAATATCTACAGATTTATCAGCAATTATTTGTGCGTACTTTCTGGATGAGTATGGCCATTACCGGCCTGTGTTTGCTGCTCGGTTATCCGATTGCATTTTTGCTAGCCAATACGCCACTGCGTTACTCGAATTTATTGATGATTCTGGTGTTGCTGCCGTTCTGGACATCCTTGCTGGTGCGTACCACCACCTGGATTGCCATCCTGCAACAGCAGGGCATTCTGAACGACATCTTTGTCGGCCTCGGCTTGCTCGATGAAGACAGCCGCTTGTCGATGATCTACAACAAAACCGGCACGCTGGTTGCCATGACGCACATCCTGTTGCCGTTCATGATTCTGCCGCTGTATTCAGTAATGAAGACGATTCCGCCGTATTACATGCGCGCGGCGCGATCCTTAGGCGCGCGGCCATTCCTGGCGTTCCGACGCGTCTATTTCCCGCTGACGATACCGGGCATCGGCGCAGGTTCCATTCTGGTGTTTATCCTCGCCATTGGGTACTACATCACGCCAGCGTTGGTCGGCGGGCAGGACGGTATTTTCATCACCAACTTTATTGCCTATCACATGCAGACATCGTTGAACTGGGGCCTGGCGGCCGCCATCGCCTCGATACTGCTGTTTGTGGTGATTGCTTTTTATCTGATCTATAACCGCCTGATTGGCGTCGACAACGTGAAGCTGGGGTAA
- a CDS encoding ABC transporter substrate-binding protein encodes MKAKTEIVPKALVGLAALSLGISVAQADTLNIVSWGGAYTMSQQRAYHEPWMEMTGDEIVNIDRSANALAGLRAQAQAGNITWDLVDILPADAIIACDEGLVEPLDHDALLSAAPDGTLPTADFIEGSLTECFVPTIVYSNVIGYNTEAFPADNQPFLMEDVFNLEDFPGMRALQKAPINNLEWALMADGVATEDVYDVLETEEGIQRAFAKLDTIKDHVIWWEEGAQPPQLLADGEVVFASAYNGRLFNAAVNEGQPFEIIWDKQVFELDGWVVPKGKLDKVADYLAFSTDTQRLADQAKYISYGPARASSASQVSTHADTGIDMKPHMPTYGPNFATAIQKNDEFWADYGDELNQRFNAWLAR; translated from the coding sequence ATGAAAGCGAAGACGGAAATTGTGCCCAAGGCGCTCGTCGGTCTGGCGGCATTGTCGCTGGGCATCAGCGTTGCCCAAGCCGACACCCTGAACATCGTATCCTGGGGTGGCGCCTACACCATGAGCCAGCAACGGGCTTATCACGAACCCTGGATGGAAATGACGGGCGACGAGATCGTAAACATCGACCGTTCTGCCAACGCACTGGCGGGTCTGCGTGCTCAGGCCCAGGCCGGTAACATCACCTGGGATCTGGTCGATATTCTGCCGGCCGATGCCATCATCGCCTGCGACGAAGGCCTGGTTGAACCACTTGATCACGATGCTCTGTTGTCCGCCGCACCGGATGGCACCTTGCCGACGGCTGACTTCATCGAAGGTTCACTGACCGAGTGCTTTGTACCGACGATCGTTTATTCCAACGTCATCGGCTACAACACCGAAGCCTTCCCGGCCGACAACCAGCCGTTCCTGATGGAAGACGTGTTCAACCTGGAAGACTTCCCGGGCATGCGCGCCTTGCAAAAAGCGCCGATCAACAACCTGGAATGGGCGTTGATGGCGGACGGTGTGGCCACCGAAGACGTGTATGACGTTCTGGAAACCGAAGAAGGTATTCAGCGTGCCTTTGCCAAACTGGACACCATCAAAGATCACGTCATCTGGTGGGAAGAAGGTGCACAGCCGCCGCAGTTGCTGGCAGACGGTGAAGTGGTTTTTGCCTCCGCCTATAACGGTCGCCTGTTCAATGCCGCGGTCAACGAAGGTCAGCCGTTCGAAATCATCTGGGACAAGCAAGTGTTCGAGCTGGATGGTTGGGTAGTACCGAAAGGCAAATTGGACAAGGTCGCTGATTACCTGGCGTTCTCTACCGACACTCAGCGTCTGGCAGACCAGGCCAAGTACATCTCCTACGGCCCGGCCCGTGCCTCTTCTGCTTCACAAGTGAGCACACACGCTGACACCGGCATCGACATGAAGCCGCACATGCCGACCTATGGCCCGAACTTCGCCACCGCCATTCAGAAGAACGATGAGTTCTGGGCGGACTACGGTGACGAACTGAACCAGCGTTTCAACGCCTGGTTGGCTCGCTGA
- a CDS encoding ABC transporter ATP-binding protein, translating into MEPFAKFKNVQKSYDGISLVVKDFNLDIDPGEFVTLLGPSGSGKTTCLMMMAGFETPTHGQILLKNEPITRLPPHKRGIGMVFQNYALFPHMSVAENLAFPLEVRGFSKSVIQEKVDKALGMVRLQGFENRRPAQLSGGQQQRVALARALVFEPELVLMDEPLGALDKNLREEMQLEIKRIHEELNVAMIYVTHDQGEALTMSDRIAVFNDGVVQQLATPDELYERPENAFVASFVGENNRFGGEVAELADGQCRVRLPDGSLIAATPVAVDSTGQNSTLSIRPERVVINPDNGALPNIFDAEVKDVIYLGDHLRTRVSVCGNDEFVVKTPNSVEQQSLKRGQKIRVGWSHADCRALDA; encoded by the coding sequence GTGGAGCCATTCGCCAAATTCAAGAACGTTCAGAAAAGTTATGACGGTATTTCCCTGGTCGTGAAGGATTTCAATCTGGACATTGATCCAGGTGAATTTGTGACCTTATTGGGGCCTTCCGGCTCCGGCAAAACCACTTGTCTGATGATGATGGCGGGTTTTGAAACGCCGACTCATGGTCAGATTCTGCTTAAGAACGAACCCATCACCCGCCTGCCTCCGCACAAACGCGGCATTGGCATGGTGTTCCAGAATTACGCTTTGTTCCCGCACATGAGTGTCGCTGAAAACCTGGCCTTCCCGTTGGAAGTTCGTGGTTTCAGCAAGAGCGTCATTCAGGAAAAAGTCGACAAGGCGTTGGGCATGGTGCGCTTGCAGGGGTTTGAGAATCGCCGCCCGGCGCAGTTGTCCGGCGGTCAGCAACAACGCGTGGCCTTGGCCCGGGCGTTGGTGTTCGAACCCGAGTTGGTGTTGATGGACGAGCCGCTGGGCGCGCTGGATAAAAATCTGCGTGAAGAAATGCAGCTGGAGATCAAGCGCATTCACGAAGAATTGAACGTGGCGATGATTTACGTAACGCACGATCAAGGCGAAGCGCTGACCATGTCGGATCGCATTGCTGTCTTTAACGACGGAGTCGTGCAGCAGTTGGCAACACCGGACGAACTTTATGAACGCCCGGAAAATGCCTTTGTTGCGTCCTTCGTCGGTGAGAACAATCGCTTCGGCGGTGAAGTGGCTGAACTGGCCGACGGCCAATGTCGGGTGCGTCTGCCGGACGGCAGTCTGATTGCGGCTACGCCAGTGGCGGTCGATAGCACCGGCCAGAATTCAACGCTGTCGATTCGTCCCGAACGGGTGGTGATTAATCCGGATAACGGCGCACTGCCCAACATCTTCGATGCTGAGGTGAAAGATGTGATTTACCTCGGTGATCATCTGCGCACGCGGGTGTCGGTTTGCGGCAACGACGAGTTTGTGGTGAAGACGCCAAACTCGGTCGAACAGCAATCGCTCAAGCGTGGTCAGAAAATTCGGGTGGGCTGGTCCCACGCCGATTGTCGAGCCCTTGATGCGTAA
- a CDS encoding BCCT family transporter, whose amino-acid sequence MTDNTDMIPPEGAANPIDTDYQVGQDNIQMSIGPFGLDIHNRVFLISGLVIVAFVFLTLVFQDSVGPLFQGLLSWLYTNFDWFFLLSGNIFVLMCIVLVLSPLGKVRLGGTEAKPDYTYAGWFAMLFAAGMGIGLMFYGVSEPMSHFQSSLGGTALGDGGMRSDWAPLGAAAGDAQAAANLGMSAAIYHWSLHPWAIYAILALGLALFSYNKGLPLTVRSIFYPVLGERVWGWPGHVIDILAVFSTIFGLATSLGLGSAQAAAGLNALFGIPLGTTTQVILVLGITSIALFSVVAGLEKGVKRLSEINMGLAILLLLFVVLVGPTLAILSGFFGDLWSYAKNFTALSVPFAREDSNFSQGWTSFYWAWWISWSPFVGMFIARVSRGRTVREFIICVLLIPSLVCAFWMSAFGGTAIHQFINDGYTAVADAGLDLRLFEMLAAMPLSEITSFIAIILVIVFFVTSSDSGSLVIDTITAGGKMEAPTPQRVFWASFEGLLAIALILGGGLAALQAMAVSTGLPFTLVLLFGCFTLFQGLRTEPRA is encoded by the coding sequence ATGACCGATAACACGGATATGATCCCTCCGGAAGGAGCGGCGAATCCGATCGATACCGATTATCAGGTGGGGCAGGACAATATTCAGATGAGTATTGGCCCGTTCGGCCTGGACATTCACAACCGGGTTTTCCTGATTTCCGGCCTGGTGATCGTAGCCTTCGTCTTTCTGACGCTGGTGTTTCAGGACAGCGTAGGGCCTTTGTTCCAGGGCTTGCTGTCCTGGCTGTACACCAACTTCGATTGGTTCTTCCTGCTCAGCGGCAACATCTTTGTGCTGATGTGCATTGTGCTGGTGCTGTCGCCGCTGGGCAAAGTGCGGCTGGGCGGCACCGAAGCCAAGCCGGACTATACCTACGCGGGCTGGTTTGCCATGTTGTTCGCCGCCGGTATGGGCATCGGTCTGATGTTCTATGGCGTGTCTGAACCGATGAGTCATTTCCAATCGTCACTCGGTGGCACTGCTTTGGGCGATGGCGGCATGCGCTCTGATTGGGCGCCATTGGGTGCAGCGGCGGGCGATGCTCAGGCTGCCGCTAATCTCGGCATGTCTGCCGCCATCTATCACTGGAGTCTGCACCCCTGGGCTATCTACGCCATCCTGGCGTTGGGGCTGGCACTGTTTTCCTACAACAAGGGTTTGCCGCTGACCGTGCGCTCCATCTTCTACCCGGTTTTGGGTGAGCGTGTCTGGGGTTGGCCGGGCCATGTGATCGATATTCTGGCGGTGTTCTCCACCATCTTTGGTTTGGCGACGTCGTTGGGTCTGGGTTCGGCGCAGGCTGCGGCCGGTCTGAATGCGTTGTTCGGTATTCCGCTGGGCACGACCACTCAGGTCATCCTGGTGCTCGGCATCACCTCGATTGCACTGTTCTCAGTCGTGGCCGGTTTGGAAAAAGGCGTTAAACGCTTATCCGAAATCAATATGGGTCTGGCCATTCTGCTGCTGCTGTTTGTGGTGCTGGTCGGCCCGACGCTGGCTATCCTCTCCGGTTTCTTCGGCGACCTCTGGTCGTACGCCAAAAACTTCACCGCACTGTCGGTGCCGTTTGCTCGTGAAGACAGCAATTTCAGTCAGGGCTGGACTTCCTTCTATTGGGCCTGGTGGATTTCCTGGTCGCCTTTCGTCGGCATGTTCATCGCGCGGGTTTCGCGTGGTCGGACGGTACGTGAATTCATCATCTGTGTGTTGTTGATTCCGTCTCTGGTCTGCGCGTTCTGGATGAGCGCTTTCGGTGGCACCGCCATTCACCAGTTCATCAATGACGGCTACACCGCCGTGGCGGACGCCGGTCTGGATTTGCGTTTGTTTGAAATGCTGGCGGCGATGCCGTTGTCGGAGATCACTTCGTTTATTGCCATCATCCTGGTCATCGTCTTCTTCGTGACCTCGTCGGATTCCGGCTCGCTGGTGATCGACACCATCACCGCTGGCGGCAAGATGGAAGCGCCAACACCGCAACGGGTGTTCTGGGCGTCGTTCGAAGGCTTGCTGGCAATTGCGCTGATTCTCGGCGGTGGTCTGGCAGCGTTGCAGGCGATGGCCGTATCCACCGGCTTGCCATTTACGCTGGTGCTGCTGTTCGGCTGTTTCACCCTTTTCCAAGGGTTGCGGACCGAGCCGCGGGCCTGA